The proteins below are encoded in one region of Streptomyces roseirectus:
- a CDS encoding LCP family protein yields MPRSPHPRRRPSRRRTRPRWALRLATTLSVVVLASAGIGHSVVTTLDADIARVDPFKDMKNRPRAGHGMNVLLVGTDGRDRIGEAERQRYRLGGAPCHCTDTIMIVHISEDRERASVVSLPRDSYADTPPHTDDTTGEHHRGHPVRINAAYAEGGPRLTVRTVEHMTRVKIDHYLEVDFTSFMKTVDVLGGVKICTAQPLRDAYTGLNLAAGTHTLHGGEALQYVRSRHADASSDLGRMKRQQRFLAALVERTTSSGILFNPLRFRDVTRAVLGSVRADRGFGTDELIDLGRAMRNFSPSSSEFMTVPIGQMGFAVKGIGSTLKWDPVRSARVFQALRDDRPLSSAKPRAAAVPVVEVAPAAIHVQVENGSGTDGLGRRADTALAGAGFRTSGKPVTSALRVSRTVVQYDPRWDRSARSLAAALPGSELRAVKGLGATLKVIVGAGFGDVRKVRGQDGAGGGVVRGDEVGCEG; encoded by the coding sequence ATGCCCCGTTCCCCGCACCCGCGCCGCCGCCCGTCACGCCGTCGTACGCGCCCGCGCTGGGCGCTGCGGCTGGCGACCACCCTCTCCGTCGTCGTCCTCGCGTCCGCCGGGATCGGGCACTCCGTCGTCACGACGCTGGACGCGGACATCGCGCGCGTGGACCCCTTCAAGGACATGAAGAACCGGCCGCGCGCGGGGCACGGCATGAACGTGCTGCTGGTCGGGACGGACGGGCGGGACCGGATCGGCGAGGCGGAGCGGCAGCGCTACCGGCTCGGCGGGGCGCCGTGTCACTGCACCGACACGATCATGATCGTCCACATCTCCGAGGACCGGGAGCGGGCCAGCGTCGTCAGTCTGCCGCGCGACAGCTACGCCGACACGCCGCCGCACACCGACGACACGACCGGGGAGCACCACCGGGGGCATCCGGTGCGGATCAACGCGGCGTACGCGGAGGGCGGGCCGCGGCTGACCGTGCGGACCGTCGAGCACATGACGCGGGTGAAGATCGACCACTACCTCGAAGTCGACTTCACCAGCTTCATGAAGACGGTGGACGTGCTCGGCGGGGTCAAGATCTGCACGGCCCAGCCGTTGCGGGACGCCTACACGGGGCTGAACCTCGCCGCCGGTACGCACACGCTGCACGGGGGTGAGGCGTTGCAGTACGTGCGGTCGCGGCACGCCGACGCGTCGTCCGACCTCGGGCGGATGAAGCGGCAGCAGCGGTTCCTGGCGGCGCTGGTGGAGCGGACCACGTCCTCCGGGATCCTCTTCAACCCGCTGCGGTTCCGGGACGTGACGCGTGCGGTGCTCGGGTCCGTGCGGGCCGACCGGGGGTTCGGGACCGACGAGCTGATCGACCTGGGGCGGGCGATGCGGAACTTCTCGCCGTCGTCGTCCGAGTTCATGACCGTGCCCATCGGGCAGATGGGGTTCGCCGTGAAGGGGATCGGGTCGACGCTGAAGTGGGATCCGGTGCGGTCCGCGCGGGTCTTCCAGGCGCTGCGGGACGACAGGCCGCTGTCCTCCGCGAAGCCGCGGGCCGCCGCCGTGCCGGTCGTCGAGGTGGCGCCGGCCGCGATCCATGTCCAGGTCGAGAACGGGTCCGGGACGGACGGGCTGGGGCGGCGGGCCGACACGGCTCTCGCCGGGGCCGGGTTCCGTACGTCCGGGAAGCCGGTGACCTCCGCGCTGCGGGTGTCCCGGACGGTGGTCCAGTACGACCCCCGGTGGGACCGGTCCGCCCGCTCCCTCGCCGCCGCGCTGCCCGGCAGCGAGCTGCGGGCCGTCAAGGGGCTGGGGGCGACGCTCAAGGTGATCGTGGGGGCGGGGTTCGGGGATGTGCGGAAGGTACGGGGGCAGGACGGGGCGGGGGGTGGGGTGGTCCGGGGGGATGAGGTGGGGTGCGAGGGGTAG
- a CDS encoding LCP family protein, producing MNDWPEGWSGDNRGGRGNAGGGHGYGSANAQPEGAQVMRQVRRGPTAPPPQGYGVPPQQGQYQGQGQYQGQPQYLDQGAGPQSSGYDGYNTGQVYGGGGGQSVGRTGGDRPAPNWRRRIKWTAIAVAGVLVVTTVGTYFWADGKLRREVDLSKVIDRPDGGDGTNYLIVGSDSREGMSAEEKKKLHTGSAEGKRTDSMMILHVGGNGDTLISLPRDSDVELPSFVGSESGKRYEGTGRHIKLNAAYATDGPELLVRTVEFNTGLRIDHYVEIGFAGFANIVDAVGGVEIDIDKAFKDKYSGADFQAGKQTLNGEEALAFVRTRHAFAASDLQRTKNQQKFLAALAHEVATPGTVLNPFALYPTMGAGLDSLIVDKDMGLWDLGSMFFAMKGVNGGDGTSMNMPISGTSGGNLVWDKSKVKQLVKELNNDEKVTVTGQ from the coding sequence ATGAACGATTGGCCCGAGGGATGGTCCGGCGACAACCGAGGCGGCCGCGGCAACGCAGGCGGCGGCCACGGCTACGGCAGCGCGAACGCGCAGCCCGAGGGCGCGCAGGTGATGCGCCAGGTACGGCGCGGCCCGACGGCCCCGCCTCCGCAGGGGTACGGCGTTCCGCCGCAACAAGGCCAGTACCAGGGGCAGGGGCAGTACCAGGGTCAGCCCCAGTATCTGGACCAGGGTGCCGGCCCCCAGAGCAGCGGCTACGACGGCTACAACACCGGCCAGGTCTACGGCGGTGGCGGCGGCCAGAGCGTCGGCCGTACCGGCGGCGACCGCCCCGCCCCGAACTGGCGCAGGCGCATCAAGTGGACGGCGATCGCGGTCGCCGGCGTCCTGGTCGTCACGACCGTCGGCACGTATTTCTGGGCCGACGGCAAGCTCCGCCGCGAGGTCGACCTCTCGAAGGTCATCGACCGCCCCGACGGCGGCGACGGCACCAACTACCTGATCGTCGGCTCGGACAGCCGTGAGGGCATGTCCGCCGAGGAGAAGAAGAAGCTGCACACCGGCTCCGCCGAGGGCAAGCGCACCGACTCGATGATGATCCTGCACGTCGGCGGCAACGGCGACACGCTGATCTCGCTGCCGCGCGACTCGGACGTCGAACTGCCCTCCTTCGTCGGCTCCGAGTCCGGCAAGCGCTACGAGGGCACCGGCCGGCACATCAAGCTGAACGCCGCCTATGCCACCGACGGCCCCGAACTCCTCGTCCGTACCGTCGAGTTCAACACCGGTCTGCGGATCGACCACTACGTCGAGATCGGGTTCGCCGGGTTCGCGAACATCGTCGACGCGGTCGGCGGTGTGGAGATCGACATCGACAAGGCGTTCAAGGACAAGTACTCCGGCGCCGACTTCCAGGCGGGCAAGCAGACGCTGAACGGCGAGGAGGCGCTGGCGTTCGTCCGCACCCGGCACGCGTTCGCCGCGTCCGACCTCCAGCGGACGAAGAACCAGCAGAAGTTCCTGGCCGCGCTGGCGCACGAGGTCGCGACGCCGGGCACGGTCCTGAACCCGTTCGCGCTGTACCCGACGATGGGCGCGGGCCTCGACTCCCTGATCGTCGACAAGGACATGGGCCTGTGGGACCTGGGCTCGATGTTCTTCGCGATGAAGGGCGTCAACGGCGGTGACGGCACCTCGATGAACATGCCGATCTCCGGCACCTCGGGCGGCAACCTCGTCTGGGACAAGTCGAAGGTCAAACAGCTCGTCAAGGAGCTCAACAACGACGAGAAGGTCACCGTCACCGGTCAGTGA
- a CDS encoding S8 family serine peptidase — protein sequence MSQHHPGRRRTAGRRAAALLAPALAGSLVLAAATPVLAAPAQTAAGAQQQTYQAGIYFVQLADQPVATDPATAPTPGTRLNTATDAVRDHVRHLKQERDKVLDSVDGVKPLYSYQLLLNGFAAKLTASQANELAGTPGVLSLTRNVMSHPMATTRTATATAAAKAAAGLPAADTADFLGLKKPGGLYSKIPGGIKQAGAGMILGDLDTGIDPSNPSFAPLPAESLAQATVNRKWKGTCDPGQDPAHRVTCNNKVIGAQYFNKSITDPKPDDWPSPLDGESHGSHTASTAAGNANISARVPDSGIADTSISGIAPAARIAAYRICYTDGCGTVDIVAALEKAVADGVDVINYSLGGSNTDQANRPEYLAMLNAARAGVFVSASAGNSGPGTASNGVPWVTTVAASSHSIGYQGTVTLGNGKAYSGVSIAGAGVPSGPLVDAAKAAKSGAKAEDAALCMPDTLDPAKVKGAIVVCARGGNARTDKSAQVKAAGGTGMVLYNTLATDEEIADAHTIPSVHLAKADGEAVKAYADGSGATATLAPARAVKQEAPVVAGFSSSGPDVNSNGDQLKPDITAPGVDVVAAVAPGTPGFTGQQGIMSGTSMSAPHVSGLALLLRQLHPKWTPMEVKSALMTTATTKDSAGKPIKRAGGSVATPLDFGAGHVVPTSAADPGLVYNSTAVDWVAYLCSIGQAPVMSDGSDICARVKKIDPSDLNTPSIAVGDLAGSQTVTRTVTNVAATRGVYTASVQTPAGYKATVSPKTLTVLPGRSATYKVTFTRTSAAFGTWAYGAVNWTDKTHTVRSVVALRAAQVSAPVEAAGKGATGSAALAPKAGYTGTFTTSVNGLYAGTTKTGTLKGAGLLDPTKPSDHTAASTLTVPAGTTLARVAIVSSEFKAGSEVDLWVFGEDGNPVVQPGEGNNEHVDLKPGTYSVFVNQALAPTGSASQRYVLHTWLIGKNGKPTVKATATPASQKVKSAALAKSKVSWKGLKAGQVYLGLVSYGDGKRGIGTTVLTVKP from the coding sequence TTGTCCCAGCACCACCCCGGCCGGCGTCGCACCGCCGGCCGCAGAGCGGCCGCTCTGCTCGCTCCCGCCCTCGCGGGCAGCCTCGTCCTGGCCGCCGCCACGCCCGTCCTCGCCGCCCCGGCCCAGACCGCCGCCGGCGCGCAGCAGCAGACCTACCAGGCCGGCATCTACTTCGTGCAGCTCGCCGACCAGCCCGTCGCCACCGACCCGGCGACGGCGCCCACGCCCGGCACCCGGCTGAACACCGCGACCGACGCCGTCCGCGACCACGTCCGCCACCTCAAGCAGGAGCGCGACAAGGTCCTCGACTCGGTCGACGGCGTCAAGCCCCTCTACAGCTACCAACTCCTGCTCAACGGCTTCGCCGCCAAGCTGACGGCGAGCCAGGCGAACGAGCTGGCGGGCACCCCGGGCGTCCTGTCCCTGACCCGGAACGTGATGAGCCACCCCATGGCCACCACGAGGACCGCCACCGCGACGGCCGCCGCCAAGGCAGCCGCCGGCCTCCCCGCCGCCGACACCGCCGACTTCCTCGGCCTGAAGAAGCCCGGCGGCCTCTACTCCAAGATCCCCGGCGGCATCAAGCAGGCCGGCGCCGGCATGATCCTCGGCGACCTCGACACGGGCATCGACCCGAGCAACCCGTCCTTCGCGCCGCTCCCCGCGGAGAGCCTGGCGCAGGCGACGGTGAACCGGAAGTGGAAGGGCACCTGCGACCCGGGCCAGGACCCGGCGCACCGCGTCACCTGCAACAACAAGGTGATCGGCGCCCAGTACTTCAACAAGAGCATCACGGACCCGAAGCCCGACGACTGGCCCTCGCCGCTGGACGGCGAGTCGCACGGCTCGCACACCGCGAGCACCGCCGCCGGCAACGCGAACATCTCCGCGCGCGTCCCGGACAGCGGGATAGCCGACACCTCGATATCCGGCATCGCCCCGGCCGCCCGGATCGCCGCCTACCGCATCTGCTACACGGACGGCTGCGGGACCGTCGACATCGTCGCCGCCCTGGAGAAGGCCGTGGCCGACGGGGTCGACGTCATCAACTACTCGCTCGGCGGCTCGAACACCGACCAGGCGAACCGCCCCGAGTACCTGGCGATGCTGAACGCGGCCCGCGCCGGCGTCTTCGTCTCCGCCTCGGCCGGCAACTCCGGTCCGGGCACCGCCTCCAACGGCGTCCCCTGGGTGACGACCGTCGCCGCCTCCAGCCACAGCATCGGCTACCAGGGCACCGTGACCCTCGGCAACGGCAAGGCGTACAGCGGCGTCAGCATCGCCGGCGCCGGCGTGCCCTCCGGCCCGCTCGTCGACGCCGCCAAGGCCGCCAAGAGCGGCGCCAAGGCCGAGGACGCGGCCCTGTGCATGCCCGACACCCTCGACCCGGCGAAGGTCAAGGGCGCGATCGTGGTCTGCGCGCGCGGCGGCAACGCCCGCACCGACAAGAGCGCCCAGGTCAAGGCCGCCGGCGGTACCGGCATGGTGCTCTACAACACCCTCGCCACCGACGAGGAGATCGCCGACGCCCACACCATCCCGAGCGTCCACCTCGCCAAGGCGGACGGCGAGGCCGTGAAGGCGTACGCGGACGGCTCCGGCGCGACGGCGACGCTCGCCCCCGCGCGTGCCGTCAAGCAGGAGGCCCCGGTGGTCGCCGGGTTCTCCTCCTCCGGCCCCGACGTCAACAGCAACGGCGACCAGCTCAAGCCCGACATCACCGCCCCCGGCGTCGACGTCGTCGCGGCCGTCGCCCCCGGCACCCCGGGCTTCACGGGGCAGCAGGGCATCATGTCCGGCACGTCCATGTCCGCCCCGCACGTCTCCGGGCTCGCCCTGCTGCTGCGCCAGCTGCACCCCAAGTGGACGCCGATGGAGGTCAAGTCGGCGCTCATGACGACCGCGACCACCAAGGACAGCGCGGGCAAGCCGATCAAGCGCGCCGGCGGCAGCGTCGCCACGCCGCTCGACTTCGGCGCCGGGCACGTCGTCCCCACCAGCGCGGCCGACCCCGGGCTGGTCTACAACTCGACGGCCGTGGACTGGGTCGCCTACCTCTGCTCCATCGGGCAGGCGCCGGTGATGAGCGACGGCAGCGACATCTGCGCGCGGGTCAAGAAGATCGACCCGAGCGACCTCAACACCCCCTCGATCGCCGTCGGTGACCTCGCGGGCAGCCAGACCGTCACCCGTACGGTCACCAACGTCGCCGCCACGCGCGGTGTCTACACCGCCTCCGTTCAGACCCCGGCCGGCTACAAGGCGACCGTGTCCCCGAAGACGCTGACCGTGCTGCCGGGCCGCTCGGCCACCTACAAGGTGACCTTCACCCGCACCAGCGCCGCGTTCGGCACGTGGGCCTACGGCGCCGTCAACTGGACCGACAAGACCCACACGGTGCGCTCCGTCGTCGCGCTGCGCGCCGCCCAGGTGAGCGCGCCCGTCGAGGCCGCCGGAAAGGGCGCCACCGGCTCCGCCGCCCTCGCCCCGAAGGCGGGCTACACCGGCACCTTCACCACCTCGGTGAACGGGCTCTACGCCGGTACGACGAAGACGGGCACCCTCAAGGGGGCCGGTCTCCTCGACCCGACGAAGCCCTCGGACCACACCGCCGCGAGCACGCTGACCGTCCCGGCGGGCACCACGCTCGCGCGGGTCGCGATCGTGTCGTCCGAGTTCAAGGCCGGCAGCGAGGTCGACCTGTGGGTCTTCGGCGAGGACGGCAACCCCGTCGTCCAGCCCGGTGAAGGCAACAACGAGCACGTCGACCTGAAGCCGGGCACCTACAGCGTGTTCGTCAACCAGGCGCTCGCGCCGACCGGGTCCGCGAGCCAGCGGTACGTGCTGCACACCTGGCTGATCGGCAAGAACGGCAAGCCGACCGTGAAGGCGACGGCCACGCCGGCGTCCCAGAAGGTGAAGTCGGCGGCGCTCGCCAAGAGCAAGGTCTCCTGGAAGGGCCTCAAGGCCGGGCAGGTGTACCTCGGGCTCGTCTCCTACGGGGACGGCAAGCGCGGCATCGGCACGACGGTCCTGACCGTCAAGCCGTAG
- a CDS encoding LCP family protein — protein MGTGSGRRGVVPGRGGQGMAQSSAVEGEASATRAEGEAVDAGSVAVSPPAGRRTRRRRILRWSASVLAVVILGTAGAGYLYYRHLNGNIRSDDLNLGDAKDRAATTKANAAGQRALNILLIGSDARDTEENQKLGGAKDTFGGPPLADVQMLLHVSADRSNMSVVSMPRDTLLSIPKCTDPDTGKTYAASTRAMTNESLGRGGPGCTVATWEKLTDIHIDHFMMIDFAGVVSMADAVGGVPVCVDANVYSHTSTGKGSGLRLPKGTHSIKGEQALQWLRTRYGFEDGSDLGRAKAQHMYMNSMVRELRSNAKLTSPNKLRKLAEAATTAITVDNGLDSITKMYDLATELQRVPTDRITMTTMPNRYVGVRVEPTEDADKLFRLVREDIALDGKDKEKASASPTPSASPVLAPVASPDGQIAVQVHNGTRTDTRGSARGRASAVAGVLTAKGFTQAVADPSPATSEATTVVRYPSADLEGNALRVAKVLGIPASAVHRSTDVSGVTLVVGADWRTGTAYQVPKAVPGDDKAPDTAQAINAADTSQCMHVDPAYTW, from the coding sequence ATGGGCACCGGGTCGGGCAGGCGCGGGGTGGTCCCGGGCCGGGGAGGGCAGGGGATGGCGCAGAGCAGTGCGGTTGAGGGGGAGGCGTCCGCAACGAGGGCTGAGGGGGAGGCTGTTGACGCCGGTTCTGTGGCCGTGTCGCCTCCTGCCGGACGGCGTACTCGGCGGCGGCGGATTCTGCGGTGGTCGGCGAGTGTGCTGGCGGTGGTGATACTCGGGACCGCCGGGGCGGGGTATCTGTACTACCGGCATCTGAACGGGAACATCCGCAGTGATGACCTGAACCTGGGGGACGCGAAGGACCGGGCGGCCACGACGAAGGCGAACGCGGCCGGGCAGCGGGCGTTGAACATCCTGCTGATCGGGTCCGATGCCCGGGACACCGAGGAGAACCAGAAGCTGGGCGGCGCGAAGGACACGTTCGGGGGGCCGCCGCTCGCGGACGTGCAGATGCTGCTGCACGTGTCGGCGGACCGGAGCAACATGTCGGTGGTGAGCATGCCCCGCGACACGCTGCTCTCCATCCCCAAGTGCACCGACCCCGACACCGGCAAGACGTACGCCGCCAGCACCCGGGCGATGACCAACGAGTCGCTGGGGCGCGGTGGTCCGGGGTGCACGGTGGCCACCTGGGAGAAGCTGACCGACATCCACATCGACCACTTCATGATGATCGACTTCGCGGGGGTCGTGTCGATGGCGGACGCCGTCGGCGGCGTCCCCGTCTGCGTGGACGCGAACGTGTACTCGCACACGTCGACCGGCAAGGGCTCGGGGCTGCGGCTCCCGAAGGGCACGCACTCGATCAAGGGCGAGCAGGCGTTGCAGTGGCTGCGCACCCGGTACGGGTTCGAGGACGGCAGTGACCTGGGCCGGGCGAAGGCCCAGCACATGTACATGAACTCGATGGTCCGCGAGCTGCGCTCGAACGCCAAGCTGACCAGCCCGAACAAGCTGCGCAAGCTGGCCGAGGCGGCGACGACGGCGATCACCGTCGACAACGGGCTCGACAGCATCACGAAGATGTACGACCTGGCGACCGAGTTGCAGCGCGTCCCGACGGACCGGATCACGATGACGACGATGCCGAACCGGTACGTCGGCGTCCGCGTCGAGCCCACCGAGGACGCCGACAAGCTGTTCCGCCTGGTCCGCGAGGACATCGCGCTGGACGGCAAGGACAAGGAGAAGGCGTCGGCGTCGCCCACGCCGTCCGCGTCGCCGGTCCTCGCGCCGGTCGCCTCGCCGGACGGGCAGATCGCCGTCCAGGTCCACAACGGGACCCGTACCGACACGCGGGGCTCCGCGCGGGGGCGGGCGTCGGCGGTGGCCGGGGTGCTGACGGCGAAGGGGTTCACGCAGGCCGTGGCGGACCCCTCCCCCGCGACGTCCGAGGCGACGACCGTCGTCCGCTACCCGAGCGCCGACCTGGAGGGCAACGCCCTGCGCGTCGCGAAGGTGCTGGGCATCCCGGCGAGCGCCGTCCACAGGTCCACGGACGTCTCCGGGGTCACGCTGGTCGTCGGCGCGGACTGGCGGACGGGGACGGCGTACCAGGTGCCGAAGGCCGTGCCCGGGGACGACAAGGCCCCGGACACGGCTCAGGCGATCAACGCGGCGGACACCAGCCAGTGCATGCACGTGGATCCGGCGTACACCTGGTGA
- a CDS encoding VOC family protein, whose protein sequence is MLPRPGRAGQAITVDGTGNRVTSPEPAAPPAGRGGCRRYRADPLALAAFYRAATGWEPYPRSDDGFAGLTTPDGLFVGFQKVPGYRAPTWPDQSGVPQQAHLDFDVDDLAQTEARLLALGATRPPHAPHAPDEPRWRVLLDPEGHPFCLTERRASAEPERRV, encoded by the coding sequence ATGCTCCCGAGGCCGGGGCGCGCGGGTCAAGCGATCACAGTTGACGGAACGGGAAACCGCGTAACCTCCCCGGAGCCTGCCGCTCCTCCGGCCGGTCGGGGAGGCTGCCGCAGGTACCGCGCCGATCCGCTCGCCCTCGCCGCCTTCTACCGCGCGGCGACCGGCTGGGAGCCGTACCCCCGCTCCGACGACGGGTTCGCGGGACTGACGACGCCCGACGGCCTGTTCGTCGGCTTCCAGAAGGTGCCCGGTTACCGCGCGCCCACCTGGCCCGACCAGTCGGGCGTCCCCCAGCAGGCGCACCTGGACTTCGACGTGGACGACCTCGCGCAGACGGAGGCCCGCCTGCTGGCCCTCGGCGCCACGAGACCCCCGCACGCCCCGCACGCCCCGGACGAACCCCGCTGGAGGGTTCTCCTGGACCCTGAGGGGCACCCGTTCTGCCTGACCGAGCGCAGAGCAAGCGCCGAGCCTGAACGCCGAGTCTGA
- a CDS encoding SAM-dependent methyltransferase, with translation MLGASHFRSDVSHSARIWNYWLGGMGHYPVDAEVGDRIVALVPALPRSAVADRRFLARAVRHLAGDVGIRQFLDIGTGLPITDNTHEIAQRVNPACRVVCVDNDPLVFAHAHALLTSTPEGAAVFVEGDVHDPEAILRKASATLDLSRPVAITLLGILNFVLDTDEAASIVRRFLDAVPSGSHIVISHPTTEVDGAAMSEAVTYWNAQGSSPMTLRSRAELIRLFEGAELLEPGVVTCTRWRPEGVGADIGAVTHFAGVGRKR, from the coding sequence ATGCTCGGCGCTTCTCACTTCCGGTCCGATGTGTCGCACTCCGCCCGGATATGGAACTACTGGCTCGGCGGGATGGGGCACTATCCGGTCGACGCCGAGGTCGGCGACCGGATAGTCGCGCTGGTCCCGGCGTTGCCGCGCTCGGCGGTCGCGGACCGGCGGTTCCTCGCGCGGGCGGTGCGGCACCTCGCCGGGGACGTCGGCATCCGGCAGTTTCTGGACATCGGGACTGGGCTGCCCATCACGGACAACACGCATGAGATCGCGCAGCGGGTGAACCCCGCGTGCCGGGTCGTCTGCGTCGACAACGACCCGCTCGTCTTCGCGCACGCGCACGCTTTGCTGACGAGTACGCCGGAGGGGGCGGCCGTCTTCGTCGAGGGGGACGTCCACGATCCCGAGGCGATCCTGCGCAAGGCGTCCGCGACGCTCGACCTGAGCCGGCCGGTCGCCATCACGCTCCTCGGGATCCTCAACTTCGTCCTCGACACCGACGAGGCCGCCTCGATCGTCCGGCGCTTCCTCGACGCGGTGCCCTCCGGGAGCCACATCGTCATCTCCCACCCGACGACCGAGGTCGACGGAGCCGCCATGTCCGAGGCCGTCACCTACTGGAACGCCCAGGGGTCGTCCCCGATGACCCTGCGCTCCCGCGCCGAGCTGATCCGCCTGTTCGAGGGTGCGGAACTGCTGGAGCCGGGGGTGGTGACGTGCACGCGGTGGCGGCCGGAGGGGGTGGGGGCGGATATCGGGGCGGTGACGCATTTCGCGGGGGTGGGGAGGAAGCGGTGA
- a CDS encoding glycosyltransferase family 2 protein, with protein sequence MNAKPPAVSVIMPVLDEERHLRGAVQAILAQAYEGEMEVVIALGPSKDRTDEIAAQLVAEDPRVHTVPNPTGRTPAALNAAIKASRHPIVVRVDGHGMLSPNYIATAVRLLEETGAQNVGGIMHAEGENDWERAVAAAMTSKIGVGNAAFHTGGEAAPAETVYLGVFRREALEQQGGYNEEFIRAQDWELNFRIREAGGLIWFSPELKVSYRPRPSVRALAKQYKDYGRWRHVVARYHAGSINLRYLAPPTAVCAIALGIVLGALVTPYAFVVPAGYLAAIVAGSIPAGKGLGLKARAQIPVALATMHMCWGFGFLTSPKSLARKVIASRRPAVLTAADQK encoded by the coding sequence ATGAACGCCAAGCCCCCCGCTGTGTCCGTGATCATGCCGGTCCTCGACGAGGAGCGGCACCTGCGCGGCGCCGTCCAGGCGATCCTCGCGCAGGCGTACGAAGGCGAGATGGAGGTCGTCATCGCCCTCGGTCCCTCCAAGGACCGCACGGACGAGATCGCGGCCCAGCTCGTCGCCGAAGACCCCCGTGTGCACACGGTCCCGAACCCGACCGGCCGCACCCCCGCCGCCCTCAACGCCGCGATCAAGGCGTCCCGCCACCCGATCGTCGTCCGCGTCGACGGCCACGGCATGCTCTCCCCGAACTACATCGCCACCGCCGTGCGCCTCCTGGAGGAGACCGGCGCGCAGAACGTCGGCGGGATCATGCACGCCGAGGGCGAGAACGACTGGGAGCGGGCCGTCGCCGCCGCGATGACGTCGAAGATCGGCGTGGGCAACGCGGCCTTCCACACGGGCGGCGAGGCGGCCCCCGCCGAGACGGTCTACCTCGGTGTCTTCCGCCGCGAGGCCCTGGAGCAACAGGGCGGCTACAACGAGGAGTTCATCCGCGCCCAGGACTGGGAGCTGAACTTCCGCATCCGCGAGGCGGGCGGCCTGATCTGGTTCTCGCCGGAGCTGAAGGTGTCCTACCGGCCCCGCCCGTCGGTGCGGGCGCTGGCCAAGCAGTACAAGGACTACGGCCGCTGGCGGCACGTCGTCGCCCGCTACCACGCCGGTTCGATCAACCTCCGCTACCTGGCCCCGCCGACGGCCGTCTGCGCGATCGCCCTCGGCATCGTGCTGGGCGCCCTGGTCACCCCGTACGCGTTCGTCGTCCCCGCCGGCTACCTGGCGGCGATCGTCGCCGGTTCGATCCCCGCGGGCAAGGGCCTCGGCCTGAAGGCGCGCGCGCAGATCCCCGTCGCCCTCGCGACCATGCACATGTGCTGGGGGTTCGGCTTCCTGACCAGCCCCAAGTCGCTGGCCAGGAAGGTCATCGCGTCCCGCAGGCCGGCGGTCCTCACCGCCGCCGACCAGAAGTGA
- a CDS encoding VOC family protein: protein MSAVGRFRSVVVECPDPHALAEFYAALLGGKPDAESDDWVVLHTPGGPRLAFNHAPDHVPPVWPSQPHDQQQFHIDIDAGTTWDEIDTAEHRVLELGARPAHRADENDFRVYLDPAGHPFCLCRITD from the coding sequence ATGTCCGCCGTCGGCCGATTCCGTTCCGTCGTCGTCGAATGCCCCGACCCGCACGCCCTCGCCGAGTTCTACGCGGCGCTCCTCGGCGGCAAACCGGACGCGGAGAGCGACGACTGGGTCGTCCTGCACACCCCCGGCGGCCCCCGCCTCGCCTTCAACCACGCCCCCGACCACGTCCCCCCGGTCTGGCCCTCCCAGCCCCACGACCAGCAGCAGTTCCACATCGACATCGACGCCGGCACCACCTGGGACGAGATCGACACCGCCGAACACCGCGTCCTCGAACTCGGCGCACGCCCCGCACACCGGGCCGACGAGAACGACTTCCGGGTCTACCTCGACCCGGCCGGACACCCCTTCTGCTTGTGCAGGATCACCGACTGA
- a CDS encoding HAD-IA family hydrolase produces MTHPTPRPFDAVLCDVDNVVRRFDSSGVHALERAAGLAEGTTHKVAFAREAILPALLGRITGQEWAAAIAAELTGPVDESTAWDLGRTLLESPFHADDAVVTLLRRARVHVPLVLVTNATLDLEADLAALHLTDLADDVVSSARVGLAKPDPRIYQLAAERAGVRAERCLFVDDMLENVEAAGALGMTTAHFREAADLERALRPLLG; encoded by the coding sequence GTGACCCACCCCACCCCCCGCCCCTTCGACGCCGTCCTGTGCGACGTCGACAACGTCGTCCGCCGTTTCGACAGCTCCGGCGTCCACGCCCTGGAGCGCGCGGCCGGCCTCGCCGAAGGCACCACCCACAAGGTCGCGTTCGCCCGCGAGGCGATCCTCCCGGCGCTGCTGGGCCGCATCACCGGCCAGGAGTGGGCCGCGGCGATCGCCGCCGAACTCACCGGCCCGGTCGACGAGTCCACGGCCTGGGACCTCGGCCGGACCCTGCTGGAGTCCCCGTTCCACGCGGACGACGCCGTCGTCACCCTCCTGCGCCGCGCCCGCGTCCACGTCCCCCTGGTCCTCGTCACCAACGCGACCCTGGACCTCGAAGCGGACCTCGCGGCGCTGCACCTCACCGACCTCGCGGACGACGTCGTCAGCAGCGCGCGCGTGGGCCTCGCCAAGCCCGACCCGCGGATCTACCAGCTCGCCGCCGAGCGGGCCGGCGTCCGGGCGGAACGGTGCCTGTTCGTGGACGACATGCTGGAGAACGTCGAGGCGGCGGGGGCCCTCGGGATGACGACGGCGCACTTCCGCGAGGCGGCCGACCTGGAGCGCGCGCTGCGACCGCTGCTCGGCTGA